The sequence CATATCTCAACACCCTCTTTGCTATATTCCAATGTTCTACTTTGGGTATTATCATAAATCTAGAAATGAAACCTATAGCATCTAGCTCAAACGAGTATAATGGTTGTAAGATAAATTAAGTTTCTCACTAGTTGCCTATATTCTAGCTCATTAATAGTTTGAGAGACAATATTGGTCAAaattttcatccatttctccatAGGTGTTAACAATATTTAGTAATCTATTATTCAGAATTTTTCTAAACAAAATTGTAAGAGGTCCAAATTAGTTATGTCAAAATTTGTACTCATATTAGATTTAATCTTTGTGATTGTTTGTGCCTCCTTACTTATAgtaatgatatcatctacataaattGCTAGTAGAATGATATCATTGCCAATATTTTAACAtacaaattgaaattagaaggaatTTATTGGAATCCTTGTTTAGCTAAGTACTTGTCAATTTCGATGTGTCATGCCATGGATGCTTGTTCCAAGCTCCaagatatataaatatttttttagtatACATAAGAAATGCTTCTTCCCTACAACTTTAAAACCCTATGGTTGAGACATGTcaacttcttcctccaaatctccattaAGAAAGGTATTCTTTACTTCCATTTGATGGATTGTCTAGTCAAACTGAGTTGTCAGGGCTAGAACTAATCGGATGGTCCTCATATTTGGTGTAGGAGAAAAAGGTTTCTTTGTAGTCAATTCCTTCTCTTCATGAGAACCTTTTTTCAACAAAGCTTTGTACTTGTCAAGAGTACTATTTATGTTGAACATTATTttatacacccatttgcaaccaatggaTTTATTCTAGGGCGAGAGATTCGAGAGATCCCAATTCTTATTTTTCATAATCCTTTCATGTATGATGGCTAAGATCATTTcacattcaaattttatttttgtcttctCAAATACATGTTGCTCATAAACTCTTTGAATTTTAGTCATTCAAGCAAAGTTAATTgtgttcttctttctctttcttattGATGATCTACCCTTGATCATTTCACTATCTCAAATATCTCCAATGGTGTTTTCCACCATCTTGATCTCTTCTTAGGAGCCTCTTCAACTAAATCATTGTTGTCAACATGACTTGGGCTATCTGGTTTTATGTCTTTGAATACGTATTCAAGTTATCTTCAATCAATTTGGGTAACTATTGCTTCCCTAATATACTCATAATACTCATAATCCTCCCCTCCTTCAAGTGGAGCTAGATGAAGTTTACCACCTAAATCCTTAGTCATAACAAGTCGATCTTCAATAATCTTGATCCCTAAGGAAAGTTGGAAGAGCTCGAATTTTTTGTGAATCACAACATCTCTATTGGAAGTCAAGAATTTATTGTCAACATCAATTAGCCTATGTGCCTCATGATTTTCACCAGACCCTATAAGCATTAATTTCTTACTCTTAAGATCTAAGTTAGTTCTCTTTACATCTAGAATCCAAGTATATGAAATAAAACCAAAGACCTTAAGACAACTTTCGATTTTCTCTCATACCAAACTTCCTCTAGGGTCTTCTACTACACCACAATTGTTGGAGAGTTGTCTAGTAATTAAACTATAGTATATATTGCCTCATCCAAAAACTTCTTGAGAACAATCATATTCTTCATCATACAAGAAGTCATCTTTGTGATAGTACAATACCGACTCGCAGCCACTCCATTCTATTGTAGAGTGTAGGGTATTGTATATTGTTATTTTATGTTGTGTTTAATACAAAAGTCATTGAAATATTTCAAACCGAATTCACCTCCATAATCAAATCCAAGAGTGATTATGTCACAACCAAACTCTTTATCTACTAATGCTTTGAACTTCTAAAATTCATTAAACACATCtagttttaaatttcaaaaaatacacccacattttcctACTAGAAGTATCTACAAATAAAAGAAAATACATAGCACCAATAATGGATGTCATGTTTATTGGTCCAGGCTTTTCAAACTTGCTCATCCTTAAATGGAGTTCAATATTGCTTCCCTACTTTGCAAGCTCCACAATTACTATGTATCTACTAATTGATGTCAAGTAATCCATCTATCAAATTATCTAAGCCAACTAAGAGAGATAAGATAACTTGAGGTGAGTACTACCATTAGAGCAATTTGGTTGCCAATGCACACTCTTTGACCTATCTAATGTCAACTAGTCAATACAATCCATGATCTTCAATACCAACTGTAATAATTTTTTCGTCTTCTTGTCAACTATGTAGCATTTATGTTTGCTAAGAGGGAAAATGACACAACTTGACTCACAAAAAGTAAACTAAGCTCCATTCTCGATATGTAGTACACATTGAGAAAAAATAAATTTCGTTCAAAGGATATTGCTACCAACAATTAAGTACTCCTCACCACCACCAAACATCGCTAATTAGAGAAAATTGTGTACTTCATGAACTAATATTTTCTATAAATAAAATGGTGTAATGCTCCTAAATTTATACATCATGCAAATAGCATAGACCAATCTATTGGTTTTGGGGCCATGAATGCATTGAAGGTTGATTACTTCTCAAAGTGCTCTATGACATGAGTCTTTTGTACAGGGTCCTCCCTAGTTGGATTTTTTTAACGAACCTTTTTTCCAGTGCTTCTTCATATGACCCATTTTACAACAATAATGACAAATGTTTTCAAATTCCTTTTAGTGTCATCATTAGTACCTTGTCCTTTCTTTGGTGATTGTTTACCTTTACCCTCATCCTTGGCTAAAAATCCCTATTCCATGCTCTATCTCATTGCTACTACCAAATTGTTTCTTCTATCACCTATGTTGTAAGAGATTATTGCATAGCTCTTCAAACTTCAAGTCAACATTGATAGAAGTGATATTGAGTGTGTCAATAAAATGCTTGTAAGCATGTGGTATGTTTTTCAACATAATTGCCACCTTGTCCTCTTCTTTCATCTTCCAATTGATGGCTAACAACTAATCCCGAATATCCTTGATTTTGAGTAAATTCTCCATCCATCATGATCAAAAGAGTAGATTATTTAGATAGAAGACACTGCCTATATTTGAAGTCTCATGTAGTTCTCATAGTTCTTCTAAATTTTTGCAAAGTTCATACATGTTTGACCCTCCAAAACCATTTCATCAATCACTAATAATTTTATTAACATGACTTCTTCTCTTTTGCATTCATCAAACTTGACCTAGTCTTTACTCACAATTGTTGGTCAGATAACAATACAAAGAACGGTCTTTTGAGACATGTATACTTAAGATTGTGAGCATCTGAGCATCTGCTACTTCCATGTATTATATTTTTTGTCAATGAAATGTTTGTTCCCTTCCAACATAATGTTGGATAAAGAAGTCATCTTCCCTCCCACAAGTTGTAATCATGAACGGCTTATTCAAAAAGTCTTTACAACAAAATACTTTCTGAACCCTAGTTTAAAATTTTGTAAATTCTTTCcataaattttgttgtaattgcAAAATATTTAAACTCCATGCCCTCTTTGTGAACAAATAGTAAAAAATTAATTGGAAAATTTAGCAAAACCTAGCTACCAAACAAACAttcaaaattttgtaaaaaaatcatcaaaaaaatttaacaaaacatCCACATTTGAGACAAAAACTATTAAAGAACACATGACtttaaaaaaaatgtgaaaaatgctCAATCAACAACTATCCAGGAAAATGGGGAAAAAGGGCCAAATCCCTAGCTGTCAAACCTATGCTACACATGAACTTCggaaaattagttgccaaaaaaaaaaacccCACAATTTTGCAAAGACTAGTGCAATTATTACTAGTCTAGGCTATATTTTTACTTGCTAAAAACTTGTGCAATTTTTACATAAAGTTGGACGAGATTTTTTATTTTAAGTGTCGATTAAACTTTTTAACATGGTCGGTAATGCTAACACAGCATGCCCTTCGGCTCCACATGAAATGCTTTTGGCCTAGAGCTATAAACTGATGAGGTCACAaataggggacctcatccccatatAACAATGCTAAGGGCTCAAACCCATGAGCACATTAGATCAGCGAAGGCACAAACTTGCAATCATAATGGCCCAGTGGGGATTTGAACCTCGGTGGTcacaacaacaccaccacttaaCAAACACACTATGGGAAGAACCCCCAACATTGGACAAGATTGCGATCTACTTGAAAGtcacaatttttcacatgcatgaACCCATGATTTTCCTTGCATAAACTTCACACAATCTAACACAATAAACCaacccatgatttttcttttaaaatccaAGACTTTTATCTAAATTTGCAGATTGTGATTTTTTGGCCTCCTGATAGTTTCGTACAATTATGTATAATTTTATGCATCAAGCATCTTTTGACCCTTCATTGTGCTTCATAAGCAATTACATGATCTGTCACTTTCTCAAATGTTTAAGTTCAACTTGTCTTTGATGCTATACTACAAAAATTGAACACAATAATTACAACCAAGATATTCAATATTAAACTAAGGAATTGTTGGAGTAACTAGGACAATAATCTAATTATTTGTTAATCAGGTcatttaattactttttcacttaagataAACTTGGGTTTTTTTTAATTATCTAGAGTTTGTTTTTTTAGAATTAGTTCTaaatgtagttgagcttaatttagctcctatttTGCATTGTTTTAGTTCTCCTAATTGTAGCATTAGAGTTTTGCACCTAGGTTTTTATTAAttctttataaggattcattcattcattgtaattgtatctccaatcATTCTTTGTGCAATGATACATAATTTTCTAGTTGTTATAGAGTATAATTTTTGCTTGATCTATTTTGTGTGACAATCATGTTGTTTGCATATGAATCTTGGCTCATGTGGTTGaccatcaacttctacatggtatcagaatTAATCTGTCAAGTGCATGTCTACATGCTTGAGGAATCCAACCTAGGGTGAATTTTTTGTGCACCTTGGGATCAAACGGAGATTGTCATTGCATCTACAAcatccaaaaaccctaaaattgattaTCGCTTCTTGACCAATTGAAAAATTAAGCCAAATTGGCTGAGGACACAAAAATCAAGATCTGATAGAAGCTGACAAATCAGGCATTGTGGAGTGAAATGGaggtcaccatcatgctcaaaaggcccaaaaaccatAAAATCATGTGTCAAATCATCAAAATTCAACAAGTTGAATCTAAAGCAAAAAACTACCAAGCACACTTGTTCGTACAGTCGTATAGATCTATACTTGTACAGTTGTGTATTCAATTCGTGTGGGTCAGGTTCACAAATCGGTAGGTTTGAAATCTTTTTATAggatgttgaatattttcaaaagttttttgtaaaatcttttcaaatcaCATCGCATGTGGGGGGTGTGAATTTTAAGTGGGGGAAGTTTCATTAATCGCACCATACCAAATCAGTACAACTACCGACCTCTTCCTTCACATGCCATGCTTACATCAGCCCACGCAAACCCCTTGACCATTTTTGGTGGGTTCCCTTATATTTAGTGCATCGCTAAATTAAGTGAGGGATTCTAATTTTAGCCACATAAATAGAATTCCAAGCCTAGACAAAGAATATTTCGGTGACTTTTTGAGGCGAGAGGCAAAAAAAATTTCAATGATAGAGGAGAATATTTCATGAATATTTTGCTAACGTCACCAGTACAGCCTCTTGTGCATGCCCTAGCAACCCCTCTTTGCCCTCAATACTTTCTTGTGGTTTTTTGCCCATAACTTCGTCATATGGAGTCAAAATTAGGCAAATGAGTTATCGTCAGAAAGTATTTTTGATGTCGATCTTCTCATGGTGGTTGTTTGATTAGATTCTACACCAATTGTTCATACCAAGCCTCCAAATTCAACGTTCAGTTTATGTTTATCATGATTTCAAGTCTATTTTTTCATATTTTGCCCCAAGTACATTTTATTGAGTTTTTTATGCTTTTAGTATCTACTCAATTAGTTGGATGTTTTGGCACTTCAGATGGATTTGTTTGTTGGAGAGGGTTGTAATTGATGTGCTCTACATTTTCTTAGATTTTTGGGATCTAAtttcatttgaggaggtatcattgGTTTTTTTAATTCATCCTTTAGTTGTCCACCTAGCAAAGGGCAATTATGTGTCTTGGTGTCATGGTATCCTGACACGTTACAGGTGGCTAGATATGCTAACTTATTTGTATGGACTCGTACCTAAACCAATGAGTCCTAGAGGTAAATCAATTTAGGCTAATATCATAGACCACATTGTAGGTGTAATTTGTTTTAGTGTTGATTATAACATTATGTGTGTTATATCGGACCTTGAGTGTCCTTGCACACTTTGGGCTCAACTTTGGGAGAttcatggagaccctcatatctctccattcccaaaggatcttACAGTAGATTGTTTGATTCCTCTTGCACATGCAGATTTCATACCCTTTGATGATGATACTATAGAGGAGATTGAATATATCAGAAGTCTTGCATGTTTTGATGGATCGTAAACCTATCTTCGTATTCATATCCTCAAATTGAGTTCTCATCTCaatcatcttcatcttttgttgttTATGATCAGATTGGCATTGTGTCATGCATAGCCCCCATCAATTCAATGCAGCAAGACATTGTTCTTCCAAATATAGCTACTTGGGATCTGTATCTTCCAAacatatcatccttgtttgtggAGTCCCATATTGTAGATTTTGAGGATTATTTTGAGGAgattcatctcctctttgttgATAGTCACATCAGTGTTGTCAACCCATCTTCATCACCCATAAGGCTTGTTCATCAATTTTTGCAGAGTCCTAATTTGTCACCTCCTACATTGGTCGAGCATGTCCCTAATTGGTTTGTGATATCATATATCATGGACATAGCGACATTTGAACAATTTCCAAAGGCACGCATAGTTTGGATTTGGATTCTTACATCTTCCTATTTATGGGAGTGGCTTCTCCTATCTCCaatggatttgtttcttcctaaaaggAGAAATGTCTGTAGGCAATGGATCATGTTTTGTCTTCAGGCGTTATCATTGGCACAAGAGCTATTTCATTGGGGGTATTCATAtcctcattttctctcttatgggaGGGTAGGGGCATTCATTGTACTAttgtgaccaaagaaatccttgggGAGATGACATTGAGTCCTCCTTTCCATCTTTCTCTAGTACAGTTATTGTAttttctcttttttggagaggaatttTCTCCAACtagatttttctccttttctttgtttgtgagagttgcattgtTTTGTACACAAATATCTAATCAAGTCATCATTCTCAAAACTCATTCATGCATACATTTTTGCATTCATCTCTAACTTTTTAATTGCTCTCtaagtttttgattaagaaagCAGCAAAAAACGAGGGTGTTGACCCTTAGTACAACAACCCTTTGGGCAATAAGAGAGACAACAAAACAGGGGggcaatccccccccccccccccaaaaaaaggtCGGCCTACGACAAACCACAATCCAAGCGATACTGTCATTAGGACCGTCAAGAGAGAGGTCAAGCGGGGAGGACCCTATAGGGTTACAAACAATAGCACCAACAGAGTGCTGCTACAAAATAGCAACAGGCTGCTACAAAACAATACCAAGTTGTTTCAGAGGAACAACATCAAGAGCAGAATCAATAAGAGTAAAAGGGAGTTGTAAAACAGGAGTAACAGGAGTTGAATCCATAGGGACGGATGAGGCCACAACAATGGCATCAATAGcagcatcaacaacaataagaggcACATCATCCTAGAAGATCTCATCCTCCTAAAAGGAGCCAACCCAAATAGCATCAGAAGCATAGATAGTCAAATGATCAGTTGTAGCACATTTCCACCGAGTAGGAGCACCTTTATGCTGCGGAATAAAGCAATCCGAAGCTAAGTGACCTGTAGAGAAGCATTTTCGATAGTGAAAAaggaggccctcaaaatccaaaCACTAGAGTTCAAGGCCTATCCCCAACTACAAGAACCACATCCTCCGAGAGAGGtgaagagatgtcaatatcaacTAAGATGTGGGCAAAGGTGGAATGGCCCATAGAAGATGTAGCATCATCAACTTTCAAAAAACGGCCAATAGATTTGTTGATGGCCTCGTAGAAGGAATGCTCCtagaaatgaaggggaagattcAAGAGACGCTCTCTAAGTGAATCTTAAAGGGAGGTGTTAGAATAATTagaacaattatctaattatttattaattagatccttcaattactttttcacttaaaaCTAAATTTAAGTTGTTTTAAGTTATCTAGAGTTTGTTTTTTTAGCATTACTTCTgaatgtagttgagcttaatttagctcctactttgcattgattTAGTTCTCCAAATTTTGGTATTAGAGTTTTATACCTAAGGTTTCATTAActctttataaggattcattcattcattgtaattgtagcTTCAATCATTCTTTGTACAATAATACAGAATTCTCTAATTGTTATAGAAGATATAATCTTTGCTTGAACTCTTATATGTAAGAAGTGCAAATGAATCTTGGCTCCTATAGTTGGTCATCTTCTACAAGAACAaacattttttaaataaaagtgcaaACGTTTTATCCAAATAGGATAAGAGACGACTAATAAAgcaaaaagaataaaatatattttttaaatctatCCTAAAGGATAATtgactaaaataaataaaatattacctcAATAATTTCTCTGCTTTTTGTCCCTAAATGATACTTGCAAACTGTATTTCATGACTAGGACTACTACGCACCTAATTCCTTTACTTTCTCTGTCACTAAAAACTACTTCCAAATTGCTGGACTAATCTGATCTGCCACTAACATCATCTTCTCCTGCGTCTTTGGTGCCTATGTTTGCCACCGTTAACATTTATATCAAGTCCAAAACATGACCTTTTTTGACAGCAAACAGCTGCAACCTTTCTCAACCTGTGTGATTGTTGTTAGTTTGAAGAATAAAACTTCAACATGAACGATCTTGCAAGCTGACCGGGAAAACTACAAGTCGAATTTGGTCCAAACACTGATTATATTCTGAGTATCAAACTAAAAAACTAAGTATGAACATTGATTTTCCATGGGTTGCAACACTTCGGACACTTTGAATTCTCATTGAGACCAATTATTTAGAAAGCATTTACAAAATGAATTCATGTTTATGCTGAATGCAAAATAGAAGATAAAAAGACACCACAAAGtcaaaatgtacacaatttctaacGCCACTGGCTGTTTTCGAATCGTCTTTTGCAGCAAAGACCAATTACAAAACTGCCAATTTTCAACTGGGGCAATTATGAAACAGCTACTTTTGTGAAATATTTGTCCTCCAACTTCTGAATGGCTAACTTTTACATACGGACTCCAAATAAGGTGTGGTTTATTTGAAATTGCATAGCTTTTCATGATAACTTTGAATAATTCACAAATATTTAAGTGACACCTAAAGTATGTTTTTGGAACCTTCAACACGAGTGTTAAGTTATTATCACTTGATCATGGTATTGTTGTGTAACGTAAATCATTTTCAGATCCATTTATGGATCAAAATGTGATATCTAAAAATATAGGATGTCTCAGAACTACCATTCTCGAGCCCACTTAATATGGCTGCATGACGCGCCATTTCAACAAATAATAAATACCAAGAAATTCATCTTTGGAGTAAGTTACCATTTCAACAAAATTTGTATCTTTACGGGAAGTTACCATTTTGACAATTAGCTAAAGAGGCAACATACATCTTGTAATAAAATGTCAAATGATACAGCATACAGATCAAGTATCAAACTAACTGCTCTGTTCTTGTGGGTTATGGAAAAATTCTACATCAGGAGCTTGGCTTTGTGTACAGATAAACACCATGCGATCTGGTTAAAAGAGTGAATCCGGACCTCAAGTTTTCCAAAAAAATATGGTTAGCTTGTTAACACTACTCCAGCAAAATACAATGCCCATTCATCCAGGATGTCTACAGGACAGTTAATTCAACCACCCTTACCCAAGCTTTTGCTCTTAATTTATTTGCATGTATTAGAGCTCGGAGAATAAAAAGGCTCCTAACTCCAAATACAAGGGCAACTAGCAGATTCTTTTCTTGGAGACCTCCAAGTGGCTCTTCTCTGATGCTCCAGAACATACATCAAATTTCCATACTTTATATGCCATGCTAGTGATTTGCAATAACAGTCTCATGAGTAACATCTGGCCCATGGGTCATCCCTAAACTCATTTGGCCAGGAGTTAACTTCGTACCCTGTAAAACCATAATATTACAAACTGACACTAAAGTTCTACTATATCCTTCATGATTAGAAGATCTTCATAGttcttttgaaatctctcttgagacATGGGAACCTCTGACCAGCCTTTCAGGTATAGCTCTGGATTTGACATGAATTGCATTTCTTTCTGCTCAAACAAACCAACATTTTCTAATCTGCTCTCTTCCTTGTCCATTTCCATTGGCATTGGTTCTTGCTTGGTGGGATCTGCATCAGGTGTTTCTCCTTGAATTTGTGACCTGTGAAATTCTACAGATTGTTTACTGCCAACAGCTTCAGGCCAAGACATATTCTTCCCAAACACCTGCCCATATATTTCAATACAGCCATTCAAATCCTCCTGACTCCGAGCTTTACTCAACTTATCATTAAGTGCATTAACCAAAGATATTTTTTTGAGGCAGGCCTTTCCCATTGTGTTTGGTCTGTTCACTTCTGTATGATCACCCGTGTACACTGCAGAATTTTCATCCTCTAATAGAATTCTATCTTCATGTTCACCTCCTTTCAGCTTTTGCAAGCCCTTATCAATTAGCTTTCTCAACCTTTCTTTGTGCTTCTCTGATCTTTGAGGATTAGATTTTAACCGAACTTTCAAACCTTCCACAAGCATATCATCAATATTATTTTCAGCTAGACTATCAGCCTGTTCTGCTAATATGCCTTCAGAGATAACATGCCCATCTACAGAAAGTccttgtaatggtgttgtactcaAGGAAATAACATCCTCAAGCAATGATACATTCTGCATATACCGTTCAAATGCTTCATCTTCAGCTTCAATCTTAGAATCGAAGTGTTCTTTCAATTTTACGAACCTCCAGCTATTTATTGCTACAATTTCCTGCACAAGCACATCAACACCAGCTGATTGTAACTATTATTTCTCGGTTGATTGAACAGAAAGATTAACACATTACTTTTAGAGAATAACTAAGTTGTGCTTAAACACCTTTCTCGATAATGGTCTTTTCACTCTGATTTGAGATTGTGATCCTGGCATGTAGGGATGACTATGATGCAAAGATGGAGGATGGTATGGCCTTGATGAGACTGCATGTGGAAACCTGCAAGAGAGCATCGTTAGTCATAAGCATTATCTAACACCAAATATACTCACAATGCCCAAACCTGGCTAAAACACAAGTACACAATCTAAAATATATATGCAAGCAACATACATATTTGAAGAGGTGGTCATTCGCTGCTGATCAAATAGAGTTGAACTTTGAGAAGGTAACTTTTCTGAATGGCCTACAATTTGCTTTAGAACTGCATAGCAAAAAATTGAAGCAAACAATTTAGCAACATATATTAATGAATGATGCTAATCAAATGAAATCCTCCATTAAATTGTGGAGCATAACTGTATGCAGACAGATGTCACCAGCTAGAAACTGATTAAAATGCAAAGTTTGAAGTTgatgaagtttgatattttttattgaTACAATTATATAGATAACTGCAGAAAAGGCAAATAAATTGCCAGAAACCCATAAGATGAGAATAAACCCTCAAAACATTATTGAAGCAATACGAATCAGCAAGCCACTTTAGTTGTGTAATTCTTACAGCTACAATATATATGAAAAAATTCGGTATGGTGATCGGGATAAAAAGGGAGAGGACTGATGCATGTGCAGCCAATGATCCCATTGGACAAGTTAAAGACTGGAAACCCAACATTATTATCCAAGCAAAAAACTGTGTACTTCTCAAAGAGaagaaatatataatatatttcacATAAAGAATTGAGATATTGGGATATCCTGTGTATTATTTTTCTAATGCACACATTCTCCAATGTAATTTGTGCCTATATTTCTAAAAAATATTAGGATATTCCAATAGCCTGTGAAAATATAACCCCTCAGAAATTTTGTAGATTAGACAAGAAAACCACTGTTATTATATTCTAAAATTCTAAGTAATTCACTCTTGTGGACATCCCAAAATCCTGTCCACAAGGaacataatcaccataacacagaAAAATCTCATAAAATATCATGCTGGCACATATCACATAAAAGTTAAAACTGATCCAACAAGGTAATTGTATTCTATTTTCCAGcgtcaatcaaaattcaaatatCAAGTTCTTTTCTTTTAATGTAATGAACATTATCCTCATTGATTGTATTCATAAATTTTAGAACTTATGCCTGAAATACTCTTCATCAACAGTGTTCCCTCTTCTTTGAACTTAGAAATGAATATTCGGGCCCTTTAGTTTG is a genomic window of Cryptomeria japonica chromosome 7, Sugi_1.0, whole genome shotgun sequence containing:
- the LOC131048847 gene encoding uncharacterized protein LOC131048847: MEVVSNNSNSNGTPATPSPSKSAAVATKVGSAEAEEVRKPSPQTTNPPLTPTILTPSPSTAHTTPRTNSVEAPKSLRGLNKPKCSECGNVARSRCPFQACKSCCVKARNPCHIHVLKQIVGHSEKLPSQSSTLFDQQRMTTSSNMFPHAVSSRPYHPPSLHHSHPYMPGSQSQIRVKRPLSRKEIVAINSWRFVKLKEHFDSKIEAEDEAFERYMQNVSLLEDVISLSTTPLQGLSVDGHVISEGILAEQADSLAENNIDDMLVEGLKVRLKSNPQRSEKHKERLRKLIDKGLQKLKGGEHEDRILLEDENSAVYTGDHTEVNRPNTMGKACLKKISLVNALNDKLSKARSQEDLNGCIEIYGQVFGKNMSWPEAVGSKQSVEFHRSQIQGETPDADPTKQEPMPMEMDKEESRLENVGLFEQKEMQFMSNPELYLKGWSEVPMSQERFQKNYEDLLIMKDIVEL